In the genome of Solibacillus silvestris, one region contains:
- a CDS encoding aspartate aminotransferase gives MKQLLANRVKTLTPSSTLAITAKAKELKEQGIDVIGLGAGEPDFNTPENILNAAKKSMDAGLTKYTPAGGLPALKKAIIDKLARDNNLTYKANEIIVGVGAKHVLYTLFQVILNEGDEVIIPIPYWVSYPEQVKLAGGVPVYVEGTQEQNFKITAQQLRNAVTEKTKAVIINSPSNPSGMIYTKEELAELAQVAEEMDILIVSDEIYEKLVYNGVEHYSIAEVSDAVKARTIVVNGVAKSHSMTGWRIGYAAGDATIIKAMTDLASHSTSNATTTAQYATIEAYNGSQDAVEKMRLAFESRLEAIFPKLAAIPGVKVLKPQGAFYLLPDVSETAEKTGYTSVDDFVSALLTEANVAVIPGSGFGAPATIRLSYATSLELLEEAVRRIDAFVKAKWQD, from the coding sequence ATGAAACAATTGTTGGCAAATCGTGTAAAAACTTTAACACCATCTTCTACTTTAGCGATTACAGCTAAAGCGAAAGAGTTAAAGGAGCAAGGTATTGATGTAATTGGTTTAGGTGCAGGGGAGCCTGACTTTAATACACCGGAGAATATTTTAAATGCAGCAAAAAAATCGATGGATGCTGGTCTGACAAAATATACGCCGGCTGGAGGGTTACCTGCTTTAAAGAAAGCAATTATTGATAAATTGGCTCGTGACAATAACCTTACATACAAAGCAAATGAGATTATCGTTGGTGTCGGAGCAAAACACGTTCTGTATACATTGTTCCAGGTTATTTTAAATGAGGGCGATGAAGTAATTATCCCGATTCCTTACTGGGTATCTTATCCTGAACAAGTGAAGCTTGCTGGCGGTGTACCCGTATATGTTGAAGGAACACAAGAACAAAACTTTAAAATTACAGCACAGCAATTACGTAATGCTGTTACAGAAAAAACAAAAGCTGTAATTATAAACTCGCCATCCAATCCTTCTGGTATGATTTATACGAAGGAAGAATTGGCAGAGCTTGCACAAGTGGCAGAAGAAATGGATATTTTAATCGTTTCAGATGAAATTTATGAAAAGCTTGTTTACAATGGAGTAGAGCATTATTCAATTGCGGAAGTTTCAGACGCAGTGAAAGCACGTACAATTGTTGTGAACGGTGTTGCAAAATCTCACTCTATGACAGGATGGCGCATTGGCTATGCAGCTGGTGATGCGACAATCATTAAAGCGATGACGGATTTAGCCTCTCACTCTACTTCAAATGCTACAACTACAGCACAATATGCAACGATTGAAGCATATAACGGCTCGCAGGATGCAGTAGAAAAGATGAGACTAGCGTTTGAATCACGTTTAGAGGCGATTTTCCCGAAATTAGCAGCAATTCCCGGCGTAAAAGTTTTAAAGCCACAAGGTGCTTTCTACTTATTGCCGGATGTTTCAGAAACAGCCGAAAAAACAGGTTACACTTCAGTGGATGATTTTGTATCGGCACTATTAACAGAAGCAAATGTTGCGGTCATTCCAGGGTCAGGATTTGGTGCACCCGCGACAATACGCTTATCGTATGCGACATCTTTAGAACTATTAGAAGAGGCAGTTCGCCGAATCGATGCATTTGTTAAAGCAAAATGGCAAGATTAA
- a CDS encoding DNA polymerase III subunit epsilon, producing the protein MKESQKYAIVDIETTGHSPASGDRMIQIAIVIMQGWEIVKKYSTFINPGKPIPLFIQDLTNITDEDVKDALPFEAYADYIYELLEGAVFVAHNTDFDLNFLQAEFNRAGLSKWHGKKIDTVELTKILFPMSLSYKLSDLANDFNILLQSAHRADDDALATAYLLKHCWEELLTLPLVTLEQLHKRSFRLRTDLAQLFFDALVIKRNKAITDEGHVFYRKIAIRKMAPTPKCDGDKLVYPQTTDEKMTLLLNGIPDFEERPQQFQMMDSIWHALNTNAEHVIEASTGIGKTMGYLVPSIYYAKKTNRKIGISTYTSHLLDQLMQNDIPILEQALGQPIKMALLKGMNHYIDVEKFEKELKTQDESYDQTFTVLQTLIWLAKTETGDLSELNVSGGGQLLLDKIRKSALPKTTMPLYDFYSRAIQNSHQADIIVTNHAMLLSDLVRNDQIFNSLGGWIIDEAHQFIQAAINQHEKIFTYMNWKYLFGQIGIQEDEQLFYKIRRVAIKKQLLNYQTLDQLEKRYIQMVNAFDTAMAALLREVKVANHQSKQQKIEVFISELQLGREVLIKVSLTVQQWVDEATELIRKFTSSVEELAPEHEYLIEQWQYIVNEFTIKIAEWDDVFLNQDPDYSCWLELDQRSVPGSIQLYKKPIEVTSTIGKLFDPIREKSGIVWTSGTLTVPSNERFITNQLGIDPSIPIEKLHADPSYYDGAEVYIVNDMPDIQAVSQSEYIEEVAHAVTNTVRMTNGRCFVLFTSQDMLRKTVNLIQESELLSDYMIFAQGVTSGSRMRLLKSFQKFNHSVLFGTNSFWEGVDVPGDGLSAVIVVRLPFSSPEEPAFKARANYLTQQGRNSFTELSLPDAIIRFKQGFGRLIRSSHDKGVFIVLDRRIETKSYGQQFIESLPPISIQKLPLHSMVQSLGNWYNEKR; encoded by the coding sequence ATGAAGGAAAGTCAAAAGTATGCGATTGTCGACATAGAAACTACAGGACATTCTCCTGCAAGCGGCGACCGTATGATACAAATCGCGATCGTTATTATGCAAGGATGGGAAATCGTAAAAAAATATTCTACATTTATCAATCCGGGAAAACCGATCCCGTTATTTATACAGGATTTAACTAATATTACAGACGAAGATGTAAAAGATGCTTTACCATTTGAGGCGTATGCGGATTATATTTACGAGCTGCTGGAAGGGGCAGTATTTGTTGCCCATAATACCGATTTTGACTTGAACTTTTTACAGGCAGAATTTAACCGTGCAGGCCTATCGAAATGGCACGGCAAGAAAATTGACACAGTCGAACTAACAAAAATTTTGTTTCCGATGTCGTTAAGCTACAAATTATCGGATTTAGCGAACGATTTTAATATCCTGCTGCAAAGTGCACACCGAGCGGATGATGATGCACTCGCAACAGCTTACCTGCTTAAACATTGTTGGGAAGAGCTGTTAACATTGCCGCTCGTTACTTTGGAACAATTGCATAAACGTTCTTTCCGTTTGAGAACAGATTTGGCCCAGCTGTTTTTTGACGCGCTTGTCATCAAACGCAACAAAGCAATAACGGATGAAGGGCATGTCTTTTACCGTAAAATCGCAATTCGCAAAATGGCACCAACGCCAAAGTGCGATGGGGATAAACTTGTTTATCCGCAGACGACTGATGAAAAAATGACTTTATTATTAAATGGAATTCCCGATTTTGAAGAGCGCCCGCAGCAGTTTCAAATGATGGACAGCATTTGGCATGCACTCAACACAAATGCGGAGCACGTTATCGAAGCATCAACGGGCATCGGAAAAACGATGGGCTATTTAGTGCCATCGATTTATTATGCTAAGAAAACAAATCGGAAAATAGGAATTAGTACGTATACTTCTCATTTGCTTGATCAGCTTATGCAAAACGATATTCCGATATTGGAACAGGCACTTGGCCAGCCGATTAAAATGGCTTTATTAAAAGGGATGAATCACTATATCGACGTTGAAAAGTTCGAGAAAGAGCTAAAAACCCAGGATGAATCCTATGATCAGACTTTTACAGTACTGCAAACACTGATCTGGCTGGCGAAAACGGAGACTGGTGATTTAAGTGAGCTGAATGTGTCAGGCGGCGGTCAGCTGCTCCTTGATAAAATCCGAAAGAGCGCATTGCCGAAAACGACAATGCCGCTCTATGATTTTTACTCACGGGCAATTCAAAATAGTCATCAGGCAGACATTATTGTGACAAATCATGCAATGCTGCTAAGTGATCTGGTTCGCAATGATCAGATTTTTAATTCATTAGGCGGATGGATAATTGATGAAGCGCATCAGTTTATTCAAGCTGCAATCAATCAGCATGAAAAAATCTTTACTTATATGAATTGGAAATATTTATTTGGACAAATTGGTATACAGGAAGATGAACAGCTGTTTTATAAAATTCGTCGGGTTGCAATTAAGAAACAGCTGCTGAATTATCAAACACTGGATCAGCTGGAAAAGCGCTATATTCAAATGGTCAATGCGTTTGATACAGCAATGGCGGCATTGCTTCGAGAAGTGAAGGTTGCAAATCACCAGTCTAAACAACAGAAAATTGAAGTCTTTATTTCTGAATTGCAGTTGGGGCGTGAAGTTTTAATAAAAGTTTCGCTCACGGTGCAGCAATGGGTGGATGAGGCGACCGAGCTTATACGGAAGTTCACTTCTAGTGTGGAGGAGCTTGCACCAGAGCATGAATATTTAATTGAGCAATGGCAGTATATCGTCAATGAGTTTACGATTAAAATTGCAGAATGGGATGATGTATTTTTAAACCAGGATCCCGACTATTCATGCTGGCTGGAATTGGACCAGCGCAGTGTTCCGGGAAGTATCCAGCTTTATAAAAAACCGATCGAAGTGACATCGACGATTGGGAAACTTTTTGATCCAATCCGTGAAAAAAGCGGCATTGTCTGGACATCCGGAACGTTAACAGTGCCAAGTAATGAGCGTTTTATTACGAACCAGCTGGGAATCGATCCGTCGATTCCAATTGAAAAGCTCCATGCTGACCCGAGTTATTATGACGGGGCGGAAGTGTATATTGTCAATGACATGCCGGACATTCAGGCCGTTTCACAATCCGAATATATTGAAGAGGTCGCGCATGCGGTCACAAATACAGTGCGAATGACGAATGGTAGATGTTTTGTTTTATTCACATCTCAGGACATGCTGCGTAAAACGGTCAACCTAATACAGGAAAGTGAATTGTTAAGCGACTATATGATTTTTGCACAAGGTGTCACATCCGGAAGCCGTATGCGCTTATTAAAGTCTTTCCAAAAGTTTAATCATTCCGTATTATTTGGAACGAACAGTTTTTGGGAAGGGGTCGATGTGCCGGGTGACGGTTTGTCTGCAGTTATTGTCGTGCGGCTGCCGTTTTCTTCTCCGGAAGAGCCTGCATTTAAAGCGCGGGCCAATTATTTAACACAGCAAGGACGCAATTCCTTTACAGAGCTTTCGCTGCCTGATGCTATTATCCGGTTCAAACAAGGGTTCGGCCGGTTAATTCGTTCCAGCCATGATAAAGGGGTGTTTATCGTTTTGGATCGCCGGATTGAAACAAAATCATACGGACAGCAGTTTATCGAGTCATTACCGCCAATTTCTATACAAAAACTGCCTCTACACAGTATGGTACAAAGCTTAGGAAATTGGTATAATGAAAAACGATGA